A genome region from Erigeron canadensis isolate Cc75 chromosome 3, C_canadensis_v1, whole genome shotgun sequence includes the following:
- the LOC122592952 gene encoding transcription factor TCP24-like, whose translation MEVDESFQTQVSKFQRICCNNNNNNEKIDNNIDSSSNNQIGIISNNNNRNKVSSRYEAAATDGRWPSSRIVRVSRGSGGKDRHSKVLTSKGLRDRRVRLSVPTAIQFYDLQDRLGYDQPSKAVEWLIKAAESSIAELPSLDPSFVHFNNINSSNNNVVAYEKKLLVGDEELMLSKSCNNNNNSSSASEETSKGGSGGLCLSRSENRIRARERARGLAAAKKDQDSVSQTTTTTTPSFTDLLTSTMSGGIRRNNDSSSTTPMDYFQMEQQFGNNNNCSQSQPHFSFLQENLSYSGYNNNNNNRGTLQSNLMSDLPHHHNHVFQRFQLPMVDNIGSTTSTSSISPFFLAPNMGGAAGGTNQFLAAGLESQRLRLYGGDSGGHYYADHHKDKSKS comes from the coding sequence aataataataataataatgaaaaaatagataataatattGATAGTAGTAGTAACAACCAAATAGGTAtaattagtaataataataataggaatAAAGTAAGTAGTAGATATGAAGCAGCAGCAACAGATGGGAGGTGGCCATCATCAAGAATTGTTAGGGTTTCAAGAGGTTCTGGTGGTAAAGATAGGCATAGCAAAGTGTTGACATCAAAAGGGTTGCGAGATCGGCGCGTACGGCTTTCGGTACCGACGGCTATTCAGTTTTATGATTTGCAAGATCGGTTAGGGTATGACCAGCCTAGTAAAGCCGTGGAGTGGCTGATTAAAGCTGCTGAGAGTTCTATTGCTGAGCTTCCGTCACTCGATCCGTCTTTTGTCCATTTCAATAATATCAACAGTAGCAATAATAATGTTGTTGCTTATGAAAAGAAATTATTGGTTGGAGATGAGGAATTAATGTTGTCGAAAtcttgtaataataataataattcaagtAGTGCATCGGAGGAGACCAGTAAGGGTGGTTCAGGTGGGCTTTGTCTTTCGAGATCTGAGAATCGGATTCGGGCTAGGGAACGAGCTAGAGGGTTAGCCGCGGCTAAAAAAGATCAAGATAGTGTTTCGCAAACGACGACTACAACGACTCCTTCATTTACAGATCTTCTGACGTCGACGATGTCTGGTGGAATTAGAAGAAACAATGATAGTTCAAGTACTACTCCTATGGATTATTTTCAAATGGAACAACAATTTGGAAACAATAACAATTGTAGCCAATCTCAGCCTCATTTCTCTTTTTTACAAGAGAATTTAAGTTATTCTggttacaataacaataacaataataggGGGACCCTTCAGTCCAATTTAATGTCTGATTTGcctcatcatcataatcatgtTTTCCAGAGGTTTCAACTGCCCATGGTGGATAATATTGGATCTACTACTTCTACTTCTTCAATTTCTCCGTTTTTCCTTGCTCCAAACATGGGTGGTGCAGCTGGTGGTACTAATCAATTTCTGGCAGCCGGTCTTGAGTCGCAGCGACTGCGGCTGTACGGAGGAGATAGTGGAGGGCACTACTATGCTGATCATCACAAGGATAAATCCAAGAGCTAG